The proteins below are encoded in one region of Streptomyces cyanogenus:
- a CDS encoding ADP-ribosylglycohydrolase family protein, whose protein sequence is MLLGLAAGDAAGWPAARHRAARMPEWTRRLTRELDTFAEQNATTTLPVPIALNQPPEPLRLGPSDDAEWAVFAAEAVLRAGDDDVLGDLSRARRIRAAIDLTWTAMASEVAAAADRAPEIESAVLPLRARISVRAGLGNLATGLRPPATGHDNPHYFDDAACVRACVLAVAHPGDPQQAAALAEFDARYTQDGDGVHGARAMAAALSLALAGAAPDTCVTAALAELPADTEIGRNTRHALALAEDSESAFALVPLLEHQIVDHVYSYGIAAAETVPVALALATAARGRIAEAVPAAVCLSRVADSAPALAGALTGALGGGAAIPQTWRDACRTLPGCTLPRLTGTDLVELAGLLEAAQPARPGG, encoded by the coding sequence ATGCTCCTCGGCCTGGCCGCGGGAGACGCCGCCGGCTGGCCCGCGGCCCGGCACCGCGCCGCCCGGATGCCCGAGTGGACCCGCCGCCTCACCCGCGAACTGGACACCTTCGCCGAGCAGAACGCCACCACCACCCTCCCGGTGCCGATCGCCCTCAACCAGCCCCCCGAACCCCTCCGCCTCGGCCCCTCCGACGACGCCGAGTGGGCGGTGTTCGCCGCGGAGGCGGTCCTGCGGGCCGGTGACGACGACGTCCTGGGCGACCTCAGCCGGGCCCGCCGCATCCGCGCCGCCATCGACCTCACCTGGACCGCCATGGCCTCCGAGGTCGCCGCCGCCGCGGACCGCGCCCCGGAGATCGAGTCCGCGGTACTGCCCCTGCGCGCCCGGATCTCCGTCCGCGCCGGCCTCGGCAACCTCGCCACCGGCCTGCGCCCGCCCGCCACCGGCCACGACAACCCGCACTACTTCGACGACGCGGCCTGCGTCCGCGCCTGCGTCCTCGCCGTGGCCCACCCCGGCGACCCGCAACAGGCCGCCGCACTCGCCGAGTTCGACGCCCGTTACACCCAGGACGGCGACGGCGTGCACGGCGCCCGGGCCATGGCGGCGGCCCTCTCCCTCGCCCTCGCCGGCGCCGCACCGGACACCTGCGTGACCGCCGCGCTCGCCGAGCTGCCCGCGGACACGGAGATCGGCCGCAACACCCGCCACGCCCTCGCCCTGGCCGAGGACAGCGAGTCCGCCTTCGCCCTCGTACCCCTCCTGGAGCACCAGATCGTCGACCACGTCTACAGCTACGGCATCGCCGCCGCCGAGACCGTCCCCGTCGCGCTCGCCCTGGCCACCGCCGCCCGCGGCCGGATCGCCGAGGCCGTGCCGGCCGCCGTCTGCCTGTCCCGGGTCGCCGACTCCGCCCCCGCCCTGGCGGGCGCCCTCACCGGTGCCCTCGGCGGCGGCGCGGCCATCCCGCAGACCTGGCGGGACGCCTGCCGCACCCTGCCCGGCTGCACCCTGCCCCGCCTCACCGGCACCGACCTGGTGGAACTCGCCGGACTCCTGGAAGCCGCGCAACCGGCCCGCCCAGGAGGATGA
- a CDS encoding ADP-ribosylglycohydrolase family protein produces the protein MTPEHPTEAAEPTQAPPRDSGSPLADRITAALVGAAVGDALGGPVEGYSPEQIAERHCGRVRGVVGPWHGDAWRTARPIAPYHKGDGHVTDDTLMTHALIRVYDRVRDHLDAYAIAEHLVPDLMTTPRWIPELEAEALPLHRLFLAEKWLVARLAYGHADPREAGTGNIVNCGAAMYMAPVGLVNAANPAAAYAEALDIAGAHQSSYGREAAGVFAAAVAAAAAPGATPDSVVGACLSLAKDGTRTAIEKVCEVAAGHRDFESALGPLRVAVAPYDTVGPDYRAPSLAARRPSRLHSIEELPVALGMLVVSGGDYRQAVLGSVNYGRDCDSIATMAGALAGALGSPAPEEWAKTVADASRLDLWAPARTLTEVTREVFDRDVRRRRAHEEAFTALGGRPCSG, from the coding sequence ATGACGCCCGAACACCCCACAGAAGCCGCAGAACCCACCCAAGCCCCACCACGGGACAGCGGAAGCCCGCTCGCCGACCGCATCACCGCCGCCCTGGTCGGTGCCGCCGTCGGCGACGCCCTCGGCGGCCCGGTCGAGGGCTACTCCCCCGAGCAGATCGCCGAGCGGCACTGCGGTCGCGTCCGCGGTGTCGTCGGCCCCTGGCACGGCGACGCGTGGCGCACCGCCCGCCCCATCGCCCCGTACCACAAGGGCGACGGCCACGTCACCGACGACACCCTGATGACGCACGCGCTGATCCGGGTCTACGACCGCGTCCGCGACCACCTCGACGCGTACGCGATCGCCGAGCACCTGGTCCCGGACCTGATGACCACCCCCCGGTGGATCCCGGAGCTGGAGGCCGAGGCGCTGCCGCTGCACCGTCTCTTCCTCGCCGAGAAGTGGCTGGTGGCCCGGCTGGCCTACGGTCACGCCGACCCCCGGGAAGCGGGTACCGGCAACATCGTCAACTGCGGCGCGGCGATGTACATGGCCCCGGTCGGCCTGGTCAACGCGGCCAACCCGGCCGCCGCCTACGCCGAGGCCCTGGACATCGCGGGCGCGCACCAGTCGTCGTACGGCCGTGAGGCGGCCGGTGTGTTCGCGGCGGCGGTGGCCGCCGCGGCGGCCCCCGGCGCGACCCCGGACTCGGTGGTGGGCGCCTGCCTGTCGCTGGCGAAGGACGGCACCCGCACGGCGATCGAGAAGGTCTGCGAAGTCGCCGCCGGGCACCGGGACTTCGAGTCGGCGCTCGGCCCGCTGCGCGTGGCGGTGGCCCCGTACGACACCGTCGGTCCGGACTACCGCGCCCCCTCCCTCGCCGCCCGCCGCCCCTCCCGGCTGCACTCGATCGAGGAACTCCCCGTCGCCCTGGGCATGCTGGTCGTGTCCGGCGGCGACTACCGGCAGGCCGTGCTCGGCTCGGTCAACTACGGCCGCGACTGCGACTCGATCGCCACGATGGCCGGGGCCCTCGCGGGCGCGCTCGGCTCGCCGGCCCCCGAGGAGTGGGCGAAGACCGTCGCGGACGCCAGCCGTCTGGACCTGTGGGCGCCGGCCCGGACGCTCACCGAGGTCACGCGGGAGGTCTTCGACCGGGACGTGCGCCGCCGGCGTGCCCACGAGGAGGCGTTCACCGCGCTCGGAGGCCGGCCGTGCTCCGGCTGA
- a CDS encoding ADP-ribosylglycohydrolase family protein — protein sequence MLRLTWVQPEDLLGHELRQARLDGREPAAVEARWRAAGGPDAPERAGASASRASRYLRLLAEDLLDELADLPSRFAEDEPTELERIKSRCPDWPAPAGTGSPPSRDRGPAAAGRAVPRAPSGRLPAALEAAWLGRAIGCLLGKPVEKLPLDGIRALAKATGNWPLTGYFTARGVPDDLLRAHPWNRRSAATSLAENIDGMPEDDDLDYPLLNLLLLQRHGRDFTTDDVARLWLEELPPGRTFTAERLAHRNLLAGIEPPHTARHRNPFREWIGALIRADMHGWSNPGDPAAAAGQAHRDAVLTHTANGVYAAMFTAAAIATAATGDHDVHACLRAGRAVVPARSRLARALDHAVRLARDTSDFDEVVDRLHARYAADHHWVHAIPNTALIAAALTHADGDFSGSVCRAVSGGWDTDSNGAAAGSIAGLLAGTPDALPDRWRAPLKNRLATTVADFDGTGFDTLAHLTHLEATRP from the coding sequence GTGCTCCGGCTGACCTGGGTCCAGCCGGAGGACCTGCTCGGCCACGAGCTGCGCCAGGCCCGGCTGGACGGGCGTGAGCCGGCGGCGGTCGAGGCGCGCTGGCGGGCGGCGGGCGGCCCGGACGCCCCGGAGCGGGCGGGCGCGTCCGCGTCCCGGGCCTCCCGCTACCTGCGGCTGCTGGCCGAGGACCTGCTGGACGAACTCGCCGATCTGCCCAGCCGGTTCGCCGAGGACGAGCCGACGGAACTGGAACGGATCAAGTCCCGGTGCCCCGACTGGCCGGCACCGGCGGGCACGGGAAGTCCGCCGTCCCGTGACCGCGGCCCGGCTGCGGCCGGTCGAGCGGTTCCCCGCGCCCCTTCGGGACGTCTGCCCGCCGCCCTCGAAGCGGCCTGGCTCGGCCGGGCCATCGGCTGTCTCCTCGGCAAACCCGTCGAGAAGCTGCCCCTCGACGGCATCCGGGCCCTCGCCAAGGCGACCGGCAACTGGCCTCTGACCGGCTACTTCACCGCGAGGGGCGTTCCGGACGACCTGCTTCGCGCCCATCCCTGGAACCGCCGCTCGGCCGCCACCTCGCTCGCCGAGAACATCGACGGCATGCCCGAGGACGACGACCTCGACTACCCGCTGCTCAACCTCCTGCTGCTCCAGCGCCACGGCAGGGACTTCACCACCGACGACGTGGCCCGGCTGTGGCTGGAGGAACTCCCGCCCGGCCGCACTTTCACCGCCGAGCGCCTCGCCCACCGCAACCTCCTCGCCGGCATCGAACCCCCGCACACCGCCCGCCACCGCAACCCGTTCCGCGAGTGGATCGGCGCTCTGATCCGCGCCGACATGCACGGCTGGAGCAACCCCGGCGACCCGGCCGCCGCCGCCGGACAGGCGCACCGGGACGCGGTCCTCACCCACACCGCCAACGGCGTCTACGCGGCGATGTTCACCGCGGCCGCCATCGCCACGGCCGCCACCGGCGACCACGACGTGCACGCCTGTCTGCGCGCCGGCCGGGCGGTGGTCCCGGCCCGCTCCCGCCTGGCGCGGGCCCTCGACCACGCCGTGCGACTGGCCCGTGACACCTCTGACTTCGACGAGGTCGTGGACCGGCTCCACGCCCGCTACGCCGCCGACCACCACTGGGTGCACGCCATCCCCAACACCGCTCTGATCGCCGCCGCCCTCACCCACGCCGACGGCGACTTCAGCGGCTCGGTGTGCCGTGCCGTGTCGGGCGGCTGGGACACCGACTCCAACGGCGCGGCGGCCGGCAGCATCGCCGGGCTCCTGGCCGGCACCCCCGACGCGCTCCCCGACCGCTGGCGGGCCCCGCTGAAGAACCGGCTCGCCACCACCGTCGCCGACTTCGACGGCACCGGCTTCGACACCCTGGCCCACCTCACCCACCTGGAGGCGACCCGCCCATGA
- the rbsK gene encoding ribokinase, producing MTHIVVLGSTNMDLVTYVAKAPQRGETVTGREFRTIPGGKGANQAIAAARAGATVSMIGAVGNDAYGMRLRETLEHSGVDTDFLRTVEGPSGTAHIVVDDEGGNAIVVVPGANGTVDHLSPGDEGVIATADTLLLQLEIPPAAVVAGAQAARRHGVRTVLTPSPVRPLSPELLHAVDLLVPNEYEAVTLTGRTDPREAAAALLDLVPEVVVTLGATGCLYLARGAEPLVIPAPHVTAVDSTGAGDTFVGTLAVALAEEKPVREALSWASAAAAISVQRAGASVSMPYRPEIEAQYSA from the coding sequence ATGACCCACATCGTCGTCCTCGGCAGCACGAACATGGACCTCGTCACCTATGTCGCCAAGGCCCCGCAGCGCGGGGAGACCGTGACGGGGCGGGAGTTCCGCACGATCCCGGGAGGCAAGGGCGCCAACCAGGCGATCGCCGCCGCCCGCGCCGGCGCCACCGTCTCGATGATCGGCGCGGTCGGCAACGACGCCTACGGCATGCGGCTGCGCGAGACCCTCGAACACTCCGGTGTGGACACCGACTTCCTGCGCACGGTGGAGGGCCCGTCCGGCACCGCGCACATCGTGGTGGACGACGAGGGCGGCAACGCGATCGTCGTCGTCCCCGGTGCCAACGGCACCGTCGACCACCTCTCCCCCGGCGACGAGGGCGTGATCGCCACCGCCGACACCCTGCTGCTGCAACTGGAGATCCCGCCGGCGGCCGTCGTCGCGGGCGCGCAGGCGGCCCGCCGGCACGGCGTGCGTACGGTCCTCACCCCGTCCCCGGTCCGGCCGCTGTCCCCCGAACTCCTGCACGCCGTCGACCTGTTGGTGCCGAACGAGTACGAGGCCGTCACCCTCACCGGCCGCACCGACCCGCGCGAGGCGGCGGCCGCCCTGCTGGACCTGGTGCCGGAGGTCGTCGTCACGCTGGGCGCCACGGGCTGCCTGTACCTGGCCCGGGGCGCCGAACCGCTGGTGATCCCCGCACCCCACGTCACCGCCGTCGACTCCACCGGCGCCGGCGACACCTTCGTCGGCACGCTCGCGGTGGCCCTCGCCGAGGAGAAACCGGTACGGGAGGCCCTGTCCTGGGCGTCGGCCGCGGCGGCGATCTCTGTCCAGCGGGCAGGGGCGTCGGTGTCGATGCCGTACCGCCCGGAGATCGAGGCCCAGTACAGCGCATGA
- a CDS encoding CaiB/BaiF CoA transferase family protein: MSTTSTPGTTTRTTPALDGLRVLDLATLFAGPMAATLLGDFGAEVIKVEHPRRPDPSRGHGPAKDGVGLWWKVLGRNKRTVTLDLSTPGGRTTLLRLAATADVVIENFRPGTLEKWDLGWPELSAANPRLVLARVTAFGQFGPYARRPGFGTLAEAMSGFAAVTGEPDAPPTLPPFGLADSVAGLATAYAVLTALAARTHTGAGQLVDMAIIEPILSVLGPHPTWYDQLGYVQERTGNRSANNAPRNTYRTADGTWVAVSTSAQSVAERVLRLVGRPELIEEPWFATGTDRAAHADVLDEAVGSWIATRTRAEVLAAFEEAEAAVAPVQDVRDVLADPQYRALETVTTVDDPELGPLRMQNVLFRLSATPGAIRWAGRPHGADTDAVLTELGLAPAEIAALRAEGAL; encoded by the coding sequence ATGAGTACGACGAGCACACCGGGTACGACGACCCGCACGACCCCGGCCCTGGACGGCCTGCGGGTGCTGGACCTGGCGACCCTGTTCGCCGGGCCGATGGCCGCCACCCTGCTCGGGGACTTCGGCGCCGAGGTGATCAAGGTGGAGCACCCCCGGCGGCCCGACCCCTCCCGGGGCCACGGCCCGGCCAAGGACGGCGTCGGCCTGTGGTGGAAGGTGCTCGGCCGCAACAAGCGGACCGTCACCCTCGACCTGTCCACGCCCGGCGGCCGGACGACCCTGCTGCGGCTCGCCGCCACCGCCGACGTGGTGATCGAGAACTTCCGCCCCGGCACCCTGGAGAAATGGGACCTCGGCTGGCCCGAGCTGTCGGCGGCCAACCCCCGGCTGGTACTCGCCCGGGTCACCGCCTTCGGCCAGTTCGGCCCGTACGCGCGCCGCCCCGGCTTCGGCACGCTCGCCGAGGCGATGAGCGGCTTCGCCGCGGTCACCGGCGAGCCGGACGCACCCCCGACGCTGCCGCCCTTCGGTCTCGCCGACTCGGTCGCGGGCCTGGCGACCGCGTACGCCGTGCTGACGGCCCTGGCCGCACGGACGCACACCGGCGCGGGGCAGCTGGTCGACATGGCGATCATCGAACCGATCCTGTCGGTCCTCGGACCCCATCCCACCTGGTACGACCAGCTCGGCTACGTCCAGGAACGCACCGGGAACCGGTCCGCCAACAACGCCCCGCGCAACACCTACCGCACCGCCGACGGCACCTGGGTCGCCGTCTCCACCTCCGCCCAGTCGGTCGCCGAGCGCGTACTGCGCCTGGTGGGCCGCCCGGAGCTGATCGAGGAGCCGTGGTTCGCCACCGGCACGGACCGGGCCGCCCACGCCGACGTCCTGGACGAGGCGGTCGGCTCCTGGATCGCCACCCGCACCCGCGCCGAGGTGCTCGCCGCCTTCGAGGAGGCGGAGGCCGCGGTGGCGCCGGTCCAGGACGTGCGGGACGTCCTGGCCGACCCCCAGTACCGGGCCCTGGAGACGGTCACCACCGTCGACGACCCGGAGCTGGGCCCGCTGCGCATGCAGAACGTCCTCTTCCGGCTCTCGGCCACGCCCGGCGCGATCCGCTGGGCCGGCCGTCCGCACGGCGCCGACACGGACGCCGTCCTCACCGAACTGGGTCTCGCCCCGGCCGAGATCGCGGCCCTGCGCGCGGAGGGCGCCCTGTGA
- a CDS encoding HpcH/HpaI aldolase/citrate lyase family protein gives MTRFPLTWLYAPGDRPHVVAKALAAGADVVVVDLEDAVAPDRKEYARAATAELLTQPPPVPVHVRVNALDGPWAAADLTALAGLPGLSGLRLPKVTAPGTVRQAAVATPVPLYALLESALGIEHAYAIATAHPALRGIALGEADLRADLGMRADAGLDWPRSRVIVAARAAGLAPPSQTVHPDIRDLDGLAASCAHGRALGFLGRAAIHPRQLPVIERAYLPTEAEIEHAETVIKAASANAGAQALPDGRFIDAAVVAMARRTLSLAGRR, from the coding sequence GTGACCCGCTTCCCGCTCACCTGGCTCTACGCCCCCGGCGACCGCCCGCACGTGGTGGCCAAGGCCCTGGCGGCGGGCGCCGACGTGGTCGTCGTCGACCTGGAGGACGCGGTCGCCCCGGACCGCAAGGAGTACGCCCGCGCGGCCACCGCGGAACTCCTCACGCAGCCGCCGCCGGTGCCGGTGCACGTCCGCGTCAACGCCCTGGACGGTCCCTGGGCCGCCGCCGACCTCACCGCCCTGGCCGGCCTGCCGGGACTGTCCGGGCTGCGGCTGCCGAAGGTGACGGCCCCGGGCACGGTACGGCAGGCCGCCGTGGCCACCCCGGTCCCCCTCTACGCGCTCCTGGAGTCGGCCCTCGGCATCGAGCACGCCTACGCCATCGCCACCGCCCACCCCGCCCTGCGGGGCATCGCCCTGGGCGAGGCCGACCTCCGGGCCGACCTGGGGATGCGGGCCGACGCGGGCCTGGACTGGCCGCGTTCGCGGGTGATCGTCGCCGCCCGGGCGGCGGGACTGGCCCCGCCGTCGCAGACCGTCCACCCGGACATCCGTGACCTCGACGGGCTCGCCGCCTCCTGCGCCCACGGCCGCGCCCTCGGGTTCCTGGGCCGCGCCGCGATCCACCCCCGTCAGCTGCCGGTGATCGAGCGGGCCTACCTGCCCACGGAGGCCGAGATCGAACACGCGGAGACGGTCATCAAGGCGGCGTCGGCGAACGCGGGCGCGCAGGCCCTGCCCGACGGGCGCTTCATCGACGCGGCGGTGGTGGCGATGGCCCGGCGCACGCTGTCGCTGGCAGGCAGAAGGTAG
- the lgt gene encoding prolipoprotein diacylglyceryl transferase encodes MNLAYIPSPSHGVLYLGPIPLRGYAFCIIIGVFVAVWLGNKRWIARGGQSGTVADIAVWAVPFGLVGGRLYHVITDYELYFSEGRDWVDAFKVWEGGLGIWGAIALGALGAWIGARRRGVPMPAYADAVAPGIAFAQAIGRWGNWFNQELYGRETHLPWALHITSAEGGRVPGYYHPTFLYESLWCVGVGLLVIWADRRFKLGHGRAFALYVAAYCVGRGWIEYMRVDDAHHILGLRLNDWTALLVFLLAVVYMVVSAKKRPGREAVVEPGVSGGPAETAEAGTDADAVADADDTGAEGDAGAGADAGGEEKATPAEKS; translated from the coding sequence ATGAACCTTGCCTACATCCCCAGCCCGTCGCACGGGGTGCTGTACCTCGGCCCCATCCCGCTGCGCGGCTACGCCTTCTGCATCATCATCGGCGTCTTCGTTGCCGTCTGGCTCGGCAACAAGCGCTGGATCGCCCGCGGAGGGCAGTCCGGCACGGTCGCCGACATCGCCGTCTGGGCCGTGCCGTTCGGCCTGGTCGGCGGCCGGCTCTACCACGTGATCACGGACTACGAGCTGTACTTCAGCGAGGGCCGTGACTGGGTGGACGCCTTCAAGGTGTGGGAGGGCGGCCTGGGCATCTGGGGCGCGATCGCGCTCGGCGCGCTCGGCGCGTGGATCGGCGCCCGCCGCAGGGGCGTCCCGATGCCCGCCTACGCCGACGCCGTCGCACCCGGTATCGCGTTCGCGCAGGCCATCGGCCGCTGGGGCAACTGGTTCAACCAGGAGCTGTACGGCCGTGAGACCCATCTCCCCTGGGCGCTGCACATCACCTCCGCCGAGGGCGGCCGGGTCCCGGGCTACTACCACCCGACCTTCCTCTACGAGTCCCTGTGGTGCGTCGGCGTGGGCCTGCTGGTCATCTGGGCGGACCGCCGCTTCAAGCTGGGGCATGGCCGGGCGTTCGCCCTGTACGTCGCCGCGTACTGCGTGGGCCGGGGCTGGATCGAGTACATGCGGGTGGACGACGCCCACCACATCCTGGGCCTGCGCCTGAACGACTGGACCGCGCTGCTCGTCTTCCTGCTGGCCGTGGTGTACATGGTGGTGTCGGCGAAGAAGAGGCCGGGGCGGGAGGCCGTCGTCGAGCCGGGGGTCTCCGGGGGTCCGGCCGAGACCGCGGAGGCCGGGACCGATGCCGATGCCGTTGCCGACGCCGATGACACCGGTGCAGAGGGCGACGCCGGTGCCGGTGCCGACGCCGGGGGCGAGGAGAAGGCGACGCCGGCCGAGAAGAGCTGA
- a CDS encoding DsbA family protein, with the protein MSEKNRDGKRTARERLAAEREKQKAGEKRRRTLIVGASVVCVLVLAAVIGVLAANAGKKEKSSAGPAVAPSGAQGKDGLAIPVGKDGAKSTLTVWEDFRCPACQAFETAYRPTLHELADAGKLRVEYHLVRLIDGNLGGTGSLRAANAAACAQDAGKFRDYHDVLFANQPKETDDAFADNAKLIELAGKVTGLDTPAFRKCVENGTHNTWVDKSHQAFRTGGFTGTPTVLLGGKNIYQDQTMTPAKLKQMVEATDRG; encoded by the coding sequence GTGAGCGAGAAGAACCGTGACGGAAAGCGCACCGCCCGGGAGCGGCTGGCGGCAGAGCGCGAGAAGCAGAAGGCCGGGGAGAAGCGGCGGCGCACACTGATCGTGGGCGCGAGCGTCGTCTGCGTCCTGGTCCTCGCGGCGGTGATCGGCGTGCTCGCCGCGAACGCCGGCAAGAAGGAGAAGAGCAGCGCGGGCCCGGCCGTCGCCCCCTCGGGCGCACAGGGCAAGGACGGCCTTGCGATCCCGGTCGGCAAGGACGGCGCCAAGTCGACGCTCACCGTCTGGGAGGACTTCCGCTGCCCGGCCTGCCAGGCCTTCGAGACGGCGTACCGGCCGACGCTCCACGAACTGGCCGACGCGGGCAAGCTCAGAGTCGAGTACCACCTGGTCCGGCTGATCGACGGCAACCTCGGCGGCACCGGCTCGCTGCGCGCAGCCAACGCCGCGGCCTGCGCCCAGGACGCGGGGAAGTTCCGCGACTACCACGACGTGCTCTTCGCGAACCAGCCGAAGGAGACCGACGACGCGTTCGCGGACAACGCCAAGCTGATCGAACTGGCCGGGAAGGTGACCGGCCTCGACACGCCCGCCTTCCGCAAGTGCGTCGAGAACGGTACGCACAACACCTGGGTGGACAAGTCCCACCAGGCCTTCCGCACCGGCGGCTTCACCGGTACGCCCACGGTCCTGCTCGGCGGGAAGAACATCTACCAGGACCAGACGATGACCCCGGCCAAGCTCAAGCAGATGGTGGAGGCCACCGACCGCGGGTGA
- the trpA gene encoding tryptophan synthase subunit alpha, translated as MSGNVQLLTDTLAAAKAEGRSALIAYLPAGFPTVDGGIEAVRAVFDGGADIVEVGLPHSDPVLDGPVIQTADDIALRGGVKIADVMRTVREAYEATGKPVLVMTYWNPIDRYGVERFTAELAEAGGAGCILPDLPVQESALWREHAEKHGLATVFVVAPSSKDERLAEITAAGSGFVYAASLMGVTGTRESVGAQAQDLVRRTRGTGTELPVCVGLGVSNRAQAAEVAGFADGVIVGSAFVKRMLDAPDHASGLAAVRELAGELAKGVRGQA; from the coding sequence GTGAGCGGAAACGTCCAGCTGCTGACCGACACCCTCGCCGCCGCCAAGGCCGAGGGCCGCTCCGCGCTCATCGCCTACCTCCCGGCCGGCTTCCCGACCGTGGACGGCGGCATCGAGGCGGTCAGGGCCGTCTTCGACGGCGGTGCCGACATCGTCGAGGTCGGCCTGCCGCACAGCGACCCGGTCCTCGACGGCCCGGTCATCCAGACCGCCGACGACATCGCCCTGCGGGGCGGGGTGAAGATCGCCGACGTCATGCGCACGGTCCGGGAGGCCTACGAGGCCACGGGCAAGCCGGTGCTCGTCATGACGTACTGGAACCCCATCGACCGCTACGGCGTGGAGCGCTTCACCGCCGAGCTGGCCGAGGCGGGCGGCGCGGGCTGCATCCTGCCCGACCTGCCGGTGCAGGAGTCCGCGCTGTGGCGGGAGCACGCCGAGAAGCACGGGCTGGCGACGGTCTTCGTGGTGGCGCCGAGCAGCAAGGACGAGCGGCTCGCCGAGATCACCGCGGCGGGCAGCGGCTTCGTCTACGCGGCCTCCCTCATGGGCGTCACCGGCACCCGCGAGTCGGTCGGCGCGCAGGCCCAGGACCTGGTCCGGCGCACCCGCGGCACCGGCACCGAGCTGCCCGTCTGCGTCGGGCTCGGCGTCTCCAACCGGGCCCAGGCCGCCGAGGTCGCCGGCTTCGCCGACGGGGTGATCGTCGGTTCGGCGTTCGTGAAGCGGATGCTGGACGCGCCGGACCACGCCTCGGGTCTCGCGGCGGTCCGCGAACTGGCCGGAGAGCTGGCCAAGGGCGTGCGCGGACAGGCGTAA
- the trpB gene encoding tryptophan synthase subunit beta codes for MPSDFFIPDPTGQVPSAEGYFGAFGGKFIPEALVAAVDEVAVEYDKAKHDPEFARELDDLLVNYTGRPSALTEVPRFAEHAGGARVFLKREDLNHTGSHKINNVLGQALLTKRMGKTRVIAETGAGQHGVATATACALFGLDCTIYMGEIDTQRQALNVARMRMLGAEVVAVKSGSRTLKDAINEAFRDWVANVDHTHYLFGTVAGPHPFPAMVRDFHRVIGVEARRQLLERAGRLPDAAVACVGGGSNAIGLFHAFIPDEGVRLIGCEPAGHGIETGEHAATLTAGEPGILHGSRSYVLQDEEGQITEPYSISAGLDYPGIGPEHSYLKDSGRGEYRAITDDAAMQALRLLSRTEGIIPAIESAHALAGALEVGRELGGDGLIVVNLSGRGDKDMDTAARYFGLYDTDAEVAANEADTAEIEGDAK; via the coding sequence ATGCCCAGCGATTTCTTCATCCCTGACCCCACCGGCCAGGTGCCCAGCGCCGAGGGCTACTTCGGCGCGTTCGGCGGCAAGTTCATCCCGGAGGCCCTCGTCGCCGCCGTGGACGAGGTCGCCGTCGAGTACGACAAGGCCAAGCACGACCCCGAGTTCGCCCGCGAGCTCGACGACCTGCTGGTCAACTACACCGGCCGTCCGTCGGCGCTCACCGAGGTGCCCCGTTTCGCCGAACACGCCGGTGGTGCCCGGGTGTTCCTCAAGCGCGAGGACCTCAACCACACCGGCTCCCACAAGATCAACAACGTGCTCGGCCAGGCCCTGCTCACCAAGCGCATGGGCAAGACCCGGGTCATCGCCGAGACCGGCGCCGGCCAGCACGGTGTCGCCACGGCCACCGCCTGCGCGCTGTTCGGCCTCGACTGCACCATCTACATGGGCGAGATCGACACCCAGCGCCAGGCGCTCAACGTGGCCCGGATGCGCATGCTCGGCGCCGAGGTGGTCGCCGTGAAGTCCGGCAGCCGCACCCTCAAGGACGCCATCAACGAGGCCTTCCGGGACTGGGTCGCCAACGTCGACCACACCCACTACCTGTTCGGCACGGTCGCCGGCCCGCACCCCTTCCCGGCCATGGTCCGCGACTTCCACCGGGTCATCGGCGTCGAGGCCCGCCGCCAGCTCCTGGAGCGCGCCGGCCGCCTCCCGGACGCGGCCGTCGCCTGCGTCGGCGGCGGCTCCAACGCCATCGGCCTCTTCCACGCCTTCATCCCCGACGAGGGCGTCCGCCTCATCGGCTGCGAGCCCGCCGGACACGGCATCGAGACCGGCGAGCACGCGGCCACCCTCACCGCGGGCGAGCCCGGCATCCTGCACGGCTCCCGTTCCTACGTGCTGCAGGACGAGGAGGGCCAGATCACCGAGCCGTACTCGATCTCGGCCGGTCTGGACTACCCGGGCATCGGCCCCGAGCACTCCTACCTGAAGGACTCCGGCCGCGGCGAGTACCGCGCGATCACCGACGACGCCGCCATGCAGGCACTGCGCCTGCTGTCGCGGACCGAGGGCATCATCCCGGCCATCGAGAGCGCCCACGCCCTGGCCGGCGCCCTGGAGGTCGGCAGGGAGCTGGGCGGGGACGGCCTGATCGTCGTCAACCTGTCCGGCCGCGGCGACAAGGACATGGACACCGCCGCCCGCTACTTCGGCCTCTACGACACCGACGCCGAGGTGGCCGCCAACGAAGCCGACACCGCCGAGATCGAGGGGGACGCCAAGTGA